The nucleotide window acaaggtgatcaggttgtcccatgggggggcccacagtcttcatccccattttccagatgagggaactgaggcccagagaagtgaagtgacttgcccaaagttacacagctggcaattggcagagccgggatttgaacccctgagctcggactccaaagcccgggctctttccactgagccatgctgcttctctatgtccccCCACCTCTCATGCTCCCCTCAGGGgtgtggggcagggggcaaggaACCTGTATGTATGGAGCCCCCAAGGCAGAGGAAACTGGTCTGAGGTCTGAGGTCACCCAGTGTGAGCTGGGATCCTGGGCTCCCACTTTACGCCTCTGCACCCTCATCAGCTGAGCTAGCCAAGTAGGATGCTGGAAAATACTGAAGGTGGAAGCGGATGGAGGGGGAGTTATCCCCCATCTCTGACCATGGGCCTCGATGCCCCCCGCCAGGCCAACGGCTCTCTTCCCTCATGGATCTCACCTCCTATCCCCACTCACCCCAGTTCATTCCCTGTGTTCCCCTCCAACCTTTCTGCCAGCTCTCTGGCTTCAGAGACTCCAAGAATGggctggggaagaaaggaggagaaggaagaggaggaaaaggaggaggagcagggtgatTCAAACCCCCATATTGTGATGtttgatttcctcctcctccgcccctttTTTCTGACCCCACACTCACAGTTCCCAGAAGTACTCGGCTCAATCCTTCTTCCAAACAAACTCCCCTTAGTGGTTTTCCGGCTCCGGATCCACCCGCCTCTCTTCACTTCTTTTCCCAGCTGGAGCTGCCTCTGGTGACGAGGCCATGGAGTAACTTATCCCTCTCCTGGTGGGAGTTTCAGAAATAGTAGGCGGGGTCTGGACCAGGCGATAGTAAGAAAaatcatagtgataataataatatttattaagcttttactatgtgccaagtactggagtagatactataCAATCTGATGAGAtgcaattcatgtcccacatggggctcgcaggctaagagggaggaagagcaggcattaaatcaccattttacacatgagaaaactgaggcacagagaagtgacttgcccaaggtcacacagcaggcaaggagcagagctgggattagaacccaggtctccctacTCCCACCCTGTATCCATtaggtcatcctgcttctcttggCGAGGTCTAGTCCCTCTCTGGGCATCTGTGATCTCAGATTAGTAGAGAAGgaaggcagtgtggtccagtgaaaAGATCATCTACCTGGAAGTGAGGAAAccagggctttaatcccagctccgccactggcctgctgggtgactctggacaagttacttaacctctctgggactcagtttcctcatctgtaaaatggagattgaaatacctgttctcccttcccactcccttccctcacAGTCCCAAGTCCCATGTGAAGCAGAGactttgtccgatctgattaccttgtatctgccccagtatgtagcattcattcattcattcagttgtatttattgagcgcttactgtgtgcagagcactgtactaagcgcttgggaagtacaagttggcaacatatagagacggtccctacccaacagcgggctcacagtctagaagagcacagtgcttggcacatagtaagcacttaaaaagcactatattattactattgaatcatcattattcttgtcattacttaacttctctggacctcagttccctcactgatagtaataacaatagtagcatttgttaagcgcttactatgtgcaaagcactgttctaagcgctggggaggatacgaagtgatcaggttgtcccacttggggctcagagtttcaatccccattttacagatgagggaactgaggcacagagaagttacgtgacttgcccaaagtcacacagctgacaagtggtggagccgggatttgaacccacaatctctgactcccaagcccgcgctctttccactgagccacactgctgcttctcactgataaaACGAAGATAAAAttattgctcttcctccctcttatagtgcaagccccatatgggataagacCTGCGTTCAGTTTGATTGATCTTGGCCCAGAGTTGAACACACagttagtattcaataaataccgtaattattaccgTGACCCATGGATAATCAGACGTCAAATGGACCAAAGCTGCCAAGGCTGCCGCTGTGAGATGCTGTGAGTGAGCCAGGAGCTGATTAGGGTGTAGAAAGTCCCGGATCTCACCAGTACCGAGCACCGTTTGCTTGGCATTGGtccaaatgttggggtagatacaagataaaccatCCAAAATTGGCAAATCTCCTGGCCCAGGAGAGAGGTAGGCAGGCGCCAGGCCTGGATCTGCCTGTCTGGGGGCATTGGCTGACGGGAATACCTTTCACCTACAATCCTCTCTGCCAAggttttataataacaataataataataataataatggcatttgttaagcacttactatgtgcaaagcactgttctaagcgctgggaggatacaaggtgatcaggttgtcccgtgtggggctcacaatcatccccattttacagatgaggtcactgagactctgaaaagttaagtgcccaaggtctcgcagctgacatgtggcagagtcgggattcgaacccacgacctctgactccaaagcccgtgctctgtccactgagccacgctgcttctctgctgctccccACGTGGGCTCCTGCCCCTGGAGTCCCTGTgcatgctaagctctgggatacctTCAAGGGATGAGAAGAAACACACGGAGCCACAGAGAATCCAGACACTCTTCGGGAACAGAACGAccctccagattcattcaatcgtatttattgagcgcttactatgtgcagagcactgtactaagcacttcttgtcCAGATGTCTTcttgtccattcccctgcctccagaaaAGGggcttgcctagtggaaagaacacgggcttgaaaGTTAGGAGGCCCAGTTCCTAATCCCGATGCTTTGgcaccttgggcatgccacttaatttctttgtgcctcagtttcctcctctgtaaaatgctgtTTAAGTtatattttctccctcctgcttttactGTGGGTCCCTGTGGAAGATGGACAATGTCTGACCTATtaaaattgtatctactccccaggacttagtatattgcctggcacatcataagcgcttaacaagtgcctaaGAAGAagtggcagaaggacctgggttctaatccctactctgccacttgtctgctgtgtgattttgggcaaattgcctaacttctctttgcctcagttacctcacctgtgaaatggggaataatcaatcaatcatatttgctgagtgcttactgtgtgcagagcactgtagtaagcactttgggagagtacaatacaacaatctaacagacacactccctgcccaataagactgtgagccccatgtgggatagggactgtgtccaacctgataaacttgtatccaccccagtgcttagtacagtgcttggaacatagtgaactCTTAACCAAAACAATAAAAAGTGCTCCCTGCCCATGTCTCCTCTGCCTCAGGGGTCTTTTTTGCAGACCCGGTCTTTCCAGTTCAAGCAAATTGAGGTTTCAGGGTACTACCCAAATTTTCCCGAAGTATCAGAATAATTTATTTTGTCCAAAATGCTCCTGTttgtaattcctgcccacagtctggCTGGACCATTCAGGATGAGAAAAGACCCTTTATCTTCTTTAGGCCTATAGTAATCTGGGTAATTGCCCAAAACTCTATTTCACACAGTTGTTATAGCTCTGAACTAATAGTCCACAGGGCAGGCATCAGGGGAGGAAGACTCACAGTGTCCTCAATTCACCAGGTCAGAAAGGGCCTTCAGGGACATCAAATCCTTCCCCCTGCTGCCCTAATAAGTGTTGGTTTAAGGACCTTCTTCACAAAGGCCTCTGGGATAGTTCTGTTTAGGACCCAAATGGATCAAAAAGGAAAACCAGAGTTGAAAATTTTCATCACGTTTTGCCAATTCCCCCTGCGTGGGGtagcgggggagggagaggggtgtgaGATGGCAGGGCCAGCCACCACCCAAACCCTCCTGGGGCCCGGGAGTCTCCACTGGCACCAGCCCCATCCTCTTCCCGCCACTGAGCCGCCGCACGGCAGGGCAGGATGAAACACGCCACCAAGTTCCTCGCCAGAAAGGGAACTGGCAAGACAgtggcggggaggggcagggaattgCCCCATTTTGCGGGTGGGGAAAATGAGACCCCAGAGGTTAAGTGCTTGACCCGAGGACACACAACATGCACGGAGGGAGGGTCATGCGCGGAGGGAAGGTTGGGACCAGACACCAGGTTTCCTGGCTTCCAAATCCAGCCTTCAGTGTGGGTTTTTACCTTGATTCTCTCTTGAGGTAGGGGCTGGCCTGTCCGCCTCATGTCTGCCTGCCTTGATTTCCATCTGCAGGGTTGGGGGAAGTGAGGAGGGCTTCCAGGAGCCCAGTCTGGGGGCCTAGGGTTGGTCACGAGATGGGGGCCTGGTGACTAAGAGGAACACCACTTCCTACTGACTGAACGCTGGTCAGGCTATGGCTCTGACTTAGCTCCTGAACACTGATGACCCTTAACCAAAGGGCCCCGCCCACAGAGCGGTAGCAGGAGGGGACAGGATGAAGGCAGCATGGGTCTTTAAAACcagcagggaagggaggaaggaaaggaagggaagggaatactGTGACCCACAATTCTCCCAGGGGGACTCAACGGAAACTAAGGCCTGTGGTTGGGGTGTCCGCGTACCAAGTCGACACAGGTTTGGTGGTCCGGGGAAGGTTCTCAGAGGCCCCCTTGGAAGATTGGGATTGGTGAACTAGACGGAGTTCTCTCAAACCTCTCTTTCCCGGAGGAGACTCTGAACAACCGGAGCCACACTCTCTTGTGAGTGTGAGAGTACTGGACAAAGTGGCAGACCCAGACTCcatttctccccattcttcaacTGGGAACACTGAGCCCTAGATTAGGGGCtgcagaaaatgaaaaaaaaggatGAGCCTCAAAAGAAGggacaaagagaaagaggagaagagggaggagtaggacctctcccttctccttcagctGTAGCTCACCCTAGACTCATTTCTCCATCTTGAATGCTGCTGGATAGGCCTTCACTCTGACACCTGCTGGGAACTGGATGAGGGGATGATTCCTTGGCAGGTGACGGGATGGGCTTCCTATGGGGATGGCTTTGGGGTTCCGCTGACTCCCCCCGCCGATAGGAGGGTGGGATCTGGGGGCAGAGAACTCAGCCACCTTTCCGGTTCTCTCTATGCCCCCAGTCCCCCACTCCTGCTCCAACTCCCCAGGCTGGTCTCCCCAATTCTACCCGCCTCCGCCCCCCCTTCCAGACCCTTCCCCTGCCAGGTTTCCAGCGAGCTGCTACCAtactgtgccccccacccccacgatCCTGTGCCCTTTGTCCCATCTCCTCAGGGTTCTCGGTCCCTTAAGTGTAACCGTCCTCCCAGCCAGTCCCTCCGCACACTTGTCTCAGCCTCAGACCTAAAGCCACCTCGCAGCAGGTTCTGGAACTCACACCCAGGTCAGGTGTGACCATGTGACAACGTGCGAACACGGACTAGGGGGTGGTGGGTCACGAGTGAATGTGCATGAACATGGGTGAGCCCTGTGTCATGTGGGAAGGTGTGATCGCGTGTGATAATACGTGATGTGAACACATGGATCGTGTGCGTTACTGAGTGTTCCACCCGTGGCGTATACACCGTGGGCCTTCAATTCCGGCAAGATGAAAATTCTAAACGCATGCAAGATTGAAGTTGCTTAATGTTTCTCAAGCACTGGGGTCGGATAAGGAAGGGAAACCCAGAATCCCCAGGATCCCCCAGCAGGCCCTGGGGTCAGGGGAACATGGGGGCTTTGGTTGGGCAGGCTTGGGTTGCCCAAAAGGAGTCATGTTGGCTCCTGGATCTCCTAGGCCCCAGGCCACCCTTGGCAGCTCTCCTTCCTGGGGATGGATGCAACAGTGGTCGGCCAACCTGACCAGGCTAGGAAGGCACCCCGTGGTCATCCCCTGGCCGGCACAAGACCCCGCCACAACTGTACTGGAAAGGATCCCAAACTCTAGTCCAGGTGGCCACTCCCCTGGGTCCGGGGGGAGGCCAGCAGCCCTGTGTCTCCCCCCAACACTAGCTGTTTCCCCAGCACCCTTTCTCTGGCTGTCCAGCTGAAATAACCACAAAGAGCATCCACTACTGTGGTCCTGGGTTCCCTGACCAGGCACAGTTGGGGTTGGGGCAGGCCTGTCCTTTGAACAACTGTGGCCTCTGACACCCTCAGAGTCAAGAGTGGCTTCTTGGGGCAGTGGGAGGCGAGGGGTTTCTGCTCCCAAAGGTGAGAGTCCGCGTTGTCTGTGGGCCTGGAACAGGATGCCTTCAACAAAGAGCGGGCTTAGAGATGGGTCCTGCCCCAAACCAGACAGGTGGGGCCAAAGCGGCTCCTTCAGAGTCCTGGTCCTCAGGGGCACTGAGTCTCTCGATCCCAGGACCAGCAATGGGACACCCGGCCACGTATCAGGGCCGAGAGCCTGCtctaaggaaacagaggccagcATCCTCCATGGGTTCACCATTCAAAACCAGTAACATAGAGGATCCTGGGGGGTCCAAGTCCTGAGGTAACCTGTCCCCAAAATCTTCTCTCCTGGCCCACAAGGCCCGCGCAGGGCAACTTTGGGGATCTCAGGCATCTTTGGCCTCCACTCTAGATGTGGAGGTTGTGTCGACCATTTTGAAAAGGATCTTGATTCAGACCGGCACAGCCCAGGTGGGAATATTTGGGGGGACTGGTGAACTGGAGGGGTGCCCCCTTCCTTTTCTGAAGGCTCTAAGACATCACCCCCACTCTGGCCAACCACCGCACGAATTCGGCTGGAGACTTTCCTGGGAAATCCTGGGCTGGAATTGGTACGATTTGTAGAGGAATAGCAGCCAAGAGGTTTGGGGGTTTGGGAAAAGGCAGAAGGGGAGCCAtacagagcaggggtgggggtggaggaccAGGCTTCTTGCTCCCCAATCTGATTTTCCCCACATCAGGAGAGTGGGGACATCAGGAGGATCGACCCCGGAGACCagccggggagagagagagggaagcaaaGCTACTGAGACCCCCGTGAGGGGTATCAAGCTGTCGGAGTCGGCTTTTCCCGGGGAGAAGTCTCAGCCGAGATTTTGGGGGGATGGCAATGTCATCCACTCCCTCCCAGTCTCTTCACAGCCCGGCCCAGAGGAGCGTGCAGAGCAGGCTGGTGAACACTCCGAGCCCCAGGGTGATGGGGCTGCTTTGTGCAGGGGTTGCCCCGTTACACAGGTCGTACTGGCAACAGGTCACGTGGGTGGCATACTTGGTGTAGATGTCTTCCACCGTCGGGTAGCACTTGGGGACGCAGGACTTGGATACCAGGATGCGGGTCGGGGTCTGGTCTAAACACGACAGGGAGGAAGGCGCTTTCATAACAATCCTGTGCATGTAGAGCATCACAATTCACCGGTCCCCCGAGATCCCCAGGGAAGAAGGcagggttgttgttgttgtttttttccccagatgCCCAGATAAGCtgaatgacttgtcccaggtcgtACAGCACATATCTGGGATGAGAAGTCAGACTCCCAACTTGCAGGGCAGTGCTCTTCTCACCAACTTGAAGCCCAATAGCCTGGGAAGTTGTGTTTTGGGGAGACCCCCAACACAGAAGCCCCCACCAAATGCCGTAACTGAGGCCACAGGGGACCCCTAAGCTTCTAAATCTGGAAGGGAGAATTTGGGGTTACTTTAAAGGGGtggcaccttccctgtcccactcccccagactcccagctcctcccacttcttcccagGAAATGCGAGGAGGAACCTCACTCACACGTGCGGGTGGTCATAcagtgggtgaccagggctgggcacCGCATGGGTTGCATGCAGTTGTTTGGGTGGCTGCACACGTGGCACTGGAGGGCGTGGACTGCAACACAGAACACAAGCACAGGTTAAACGACTCCCCTGCCCACTCTACTCCCAGTGCTCCAGGAGTCAACCCATCAGCGGACTCACTGCCCTTTCCCATGCCCCCCTCCATGTCTCCTTTGCGACACCCcacaatggtaacaataataataataatgatagaatttattaagtgcttactatgtgcaaagcacagttctaagcgctggagaggttacaagttgatgaggttgtcccacaggggcctcacagtcttcatccccattttacagatgagggaactgaagcacagagaagtgaagtgacttgccctgcttggcatatagtaagtgcttaaaacagaccACAGTTATTACAGGAAGACAGagtttattgtgtatctacctcctccttacctgtaatttgtgCAGAGTCTCCTCTGCTTGACTGcaggctccttgagagcagggatggtctctctataaactctattttactctctcaagctctgagtacagggcCAGGCACAGACTTaagttgttcaataaatgctactgacagaTTGACAGtcgatccttgagagcagggatcatgtctactaatttgtactttcccagcgctctgCGCCGAgtaagttgctcagtaaatacctttgattgatcgattttggagggaggggaatggacAAGATGACCCTGAGAGGAGTCTGGGTTGCACGGAGAAGCGGATGGGGTTGGATCCATTGGTCCCACTTCTCCCCCCCAGACAGAGAGTCCGGCCCCAAGCCCCTGCAGCTCCCAGCTGGCCCACCCCCTGgggacaggggtggggtggggaaacagCTGGAAAAGAGCTGGAAAAACATCCCCTCACCTCTCCTAGATCTCCCCAACCCACGCGTGTCCGGCCAGTAGGCCGGGCTCCTTACCGAGCTGCAGGCCAGCAGTGGTCAATAGGAGGATGGCGAATAGCAGCCTCATCATTCAGGAGTCCAAGAGTCCAGGCAGGATGGCAGGCCCGGGCCCTGATGGGAACTGTTCCCCGTCTCGTCTCCCTGGGCCCTTCGCTGCCCGTCCTCGCCTGTGAGGGGAGAGATGAGTGGTCGGTCACCAGGATAGCGGTTGGTGCCATGCTTGCCGTGGGGAGCGAGGCAGAGAACTAGCCAGAAAGAACATCGccaaggggagggggtggagagctgTGAAGGGGCAGCTTGAAGAGATAGCTGGGGGCAGGCTGGGAGCTAAGAGTAGCGTTGAATCAGCACCtccaagactcattcattcatttattcaatcatatttattgagcgcttactgtgtgcagagcactgtactaaacgcttgggcagtacaagttggcaacatatagagacggtccctacccaacaacgggctcacagtctagaagactcccaagTCATTGTGCCCAGGGCAGGAATCAGCCCTCTCCTCCTTATCCTCTTccactctttttcattcattcattcattcattcgatcatatttattcattcattcattcattcaatcgtatttattgagcgcttactgtgcgcagagcactgtactacgcacttgggaagtacaaatcggcaacatacagagatggtccctacccaacaacaggctcaaagtctagaagggggagagggccaaaaaaacaataacaaaaacaactagacaggtgtcaatatcaacagaataaatagaattatagctatatacacatcattgataaaatagagtaatagagtacaaatacacacatatatttcTCTTGGCTCCTTTCTTCCTAGGAGTTttggcctttctctctctcccctcttcccttggcCATTCTCACCTctaccccggcccccgcccctctctttctctggccCCGTACTCCCAGCTCTTTTTCTCTGCTGCCCAGGCAGTGTCAGGTTGGGCAggcccagcccctcctcctcctcttcctctcccttgagGGTGCCATCTCTCCAGGTGTTTGGAATCTCCCCTTTGGCGGGATGGATTGGGGTCCTTCCAGGCCTCTCCTCCGGGCCTTGctgctccccccttccccacctccagggCCTAGGcaccccccggggcctggaaccGAGTCAGTTCCTCGCAGtggccccatcccatgtgggaggAAGGCTGGGTATCTCGGACGGAATCGGCCCAGACCCTGGATTGGGCAGGGTGGGGTCCCCTTGTAGTCACCCTTCGAGAGGGAGGAGGCCAGGCACAAGCGCCTGCTAGTAGTCCTACTTCCAGCCATGCCTCCCCTCGCCCCGGGACCAGAGAGGGCAGAGCAGGCCTTGTTTGGGCATGCGGTAACAAGGGGATCGGAATGCCGCCTGGGATGCCACCTGGAAGCATCATGAGACTGTCAACCCTGCCAGGCCACATTCTCGATCCGGGGATCAAAGACTGAACCAGGCGTCCCAATGAACCCCAACCCAGGGAAGGCGCATGCTCCCATTCCACGGGCACAAACGTCGAGGCCCAGAGATAGGAAGACAGGAGATGATGAGTTACCCTCAGGCCTCAGAATCCCCAGAGGCCTCCAGGGAgttgcttccctcccctccactcctgaTGTCCTGTGGGAGGGTTTCCTGGGgagtcccggccccctccccagagtCCCTTACTCAGTCTGATGCCctctgatgtgccaggcactgtgctaagtgctggggtagctatacactaatcaagttggaagcTGTCCAGGTTGCACTTGtaactaaggaaactgaggcccagaggagtaagtgacttgcccaaccaggCAGAGTCCCAGTTTAGGCAGAataggggaggggggatggggacggagctggagctggagatggggggaggagggagggaaaaggtggGGGAGGAGTAAGCTAGGATTTCTGGGCTCCATGGCCACCCTGGCCCGGGTGGCGGGGAAGCagatggcctagttgaaagaccacaggtttgggagtcagaggacatgagttctaaccccagctccgccacatgtctgctgtgtgagcttgggcaagtcacttcacttctctgtgactcagttccctcatctggaaaatagagattaagactgtgagccccatgaaggacaggggctgcgtccaactcaatttgctttgcACGCACCCcactgtttactacagtgcctggcacatactaaatgcataacaaataccgtgtTCGGTCATCAGAGCTGTCCTTGAGTATCCCCCTGCACCTGTCCGGATGGGTGCATGACTGCCCTCTCCGTGACCACAGCCTCTGcaaactcctcccttccccctgcgaCCCCTGCCAGTCCTGGGCTGTGCCAGCTGCCGCAGTGGGCCGGGCCCTCCGCTCTTCTGGGCCTGAGACCAAGTTGGCAGAGAGAGGGGCAGGCCGAGGGGCAGGCCGACCCTGGGGCCtggataggaaggaaggagaaaggagaggaggaaaggagaaaggagaggagggaaggaaaaaggagaggagggaaggaaaaaggagaggagggaagaaaggagaggagggaaggaaaaaggagaggagggaagaaaggagaggaggggaggagaaagaagaggggaggagaaagaagaggggaggagaaagaagaggggaggagaaaggagagggaaggaaaaaagagaggagggaaggaaaaaggagaggagggaaggaaaaaggagaggagggaaggaaaaaggagaggagggaaggaaaaaggagaggagggaaggaaaaaggagaggagggaagaaaggagaggagggaaggaaaaaggagaggagggaagaaaggagaggaggggaggagaaagaagaggggaggagaaagaagaggggaggagaaagaagaggggaggagaaaggagagggaaggaaaaaagaggagggaaggaaaaaggagaggagggaaggaaaaaggagaggagggaggaaaggagaggagggaaggaaaaaggagaggagggaagaaaggagaggagggcaggagaaaggagtactttccaagcgcttagtacagtgctctgcacacagtaagcgctcaataaatacgattgattgattgattgattgagaggaggggaggagaaagaagtggagaggataaaggagaagagggaaggaaaaaggagaggagggaaggagaaaggagaggaggtaaggaaaaaggagaagaggggaggaaaaaggagaggagggaaggaaaaaggagaagaggggaggagatagaggagggaaggagaaaggagaggagggaaggaaaaaggagaggatgggagggaagcgAGGGTCCATCTCTTTGGGCAGAGGAGCGAGCCCATCGgggcctcccccccgccctgcggCAGAGCCGCGGGGCTCCGCAGCGAGCTGCGCACCGCGCCCTGCAGTCGAAGAGGGCCGCCCAATCCCAGCAGGATTCGCACTCGGGGCTTCCTCCcccaggagggggagaagggggggggggacgggctcCCCCGGGGTCCCAGCCCTTCGCCCCCTGCGCCGCGGGCAGGCGCCCCCATGGCGGGGACTCACCTGTCGCTGGGCGGCGGACCTCGCACCCAGACCCCCggcccaaccaaccaaccaaccaaccgagCGAGCCTCCTCCAGTGACAGCCCGGAGCCTCCGCCCTCCTGCCCTGATGTGTCATCTTAAAGgggtcccgccccctcctccctccctctcaggggGACACCCCGAGACCCCTGTCAATCCCTCGCTGCTCCCGActgggcctctcccaagcgcttagtccagtgctccgcgcacaggatGCGCTCAAAAaagggctcccttcaaagccctactgagagctcacctccttcaggaggccttcccacactcagccccctccttcctcccccatcccccccgccttacctccttctcctccccacaccacctggat belongs to Tachyglossus aculeatus isolate mTacAcu1 chromosome 18, mTacAcu1.pri, whole genome shotgun sequence and includes:
- the LOC119940344 gene encoding ly-6/neurotoxin-like protein 1, translated to MMRLLFAILLLTTAGLQLVHALQCHVCSHPNNCMQPMRCPALVTHCMTTRTYQTPTRILVSKSCVPKCYPTVEDIYTKYATHVTCCQYDLCNGATPAQSSPITLGLGVFTSLLCTLLWAGL